In a single window of the Antedon mediterranea chromosome 1, ecAntMedi1.1, whole genome shotgun sequence genome:
- the LOC140063605 gene encoding cytochrome P450 2U1-like has protein sequence MLLLNTSEIFNVLIIVLTTLLMVHVYMFLNSKLPPGPIPIPLLGNMLALRVRPFKTIGRWAKYYGDILTVYNGPMKKVVWINEVTLGIETFVKRANVFSVRKLIPVICYLSGKKGSVAFENGPEWKKGRKWMLSVLRQFGVGKTSLEDQIIVEADALCEAISQYQSQPFDPNHFISCAAANVICSMSFNRRYDYKDLEFLQLLSDLQAYVKQMNMSNLETHLPCLTDLPFFKHKKRPSEGVIQFVKNHIHEHLSTIDRDNVRDILDSLIVEVEKNEEDAPFTFETMYTTVITLFVAGSETTSSTMLWFILFMASFPEEQEKVYNELHSEFGSEGQPTTAALSNLPLFVATIYEVQRLGSVAPSLLPRGSSEDCEVKGFKLPKGININLNIYQVHMDPNHWDNPTEFKPSRFFDQDGKKVIRPKSFMPFGLGRRICIGENMAKMELLIILSKLLLRFKLTVPNGQTKPEFEPNVGFTLSPKSFKISAIPRI, from the exons ATGCTGTTGTTAAACACAAGTGAAATTTTCAATGTGTTGATCATTGTTTTGACTACGCTGCTTATGGTACATgtatacatgtttttaaattctaaaCTTCCGCCTGGGCCAATACCTATCCCATTACTAGGCAACATGTTAGCGTTACGCGTACGACCATTTAAGACAATTGGGAGATGGGCTAAGTACTACGGAGATATTCTGACGGTCTACAATGGTCCAATGAAGAAAGTTGTTTGGATTAACGAAGTAACGCTCGGCATCGAAACTTTTGTTAAACGAGCAAATGTATTTTCCGTTAGAAAACTGATTCCAGTTATATGTTATTTGTCAGGAAAAAAAG GTAGCGTGGCATTTGAAAATGGGCCAGAATGGAAGAAGGGCAGAAAATGGATGCTAAGTGTGTTACGACAGTTTGGAGTTGGAAAGACGTCGCTTGAAGACCAGATAATCGTGGAAGCTGACGCCCTATGTGAAGCAATTTCACAGTATCAAAGTCAGCCATTTGATCCTAACCACTTTATTTCATGTGCTGCAGCCAATGTTATATGTTCTATGAGTTTCAACAGAAGATACGATTACAAAGATCTAGAGTTCCTTCAACTTTTAAGCGATCTACAAGCGTATGTAAAGCAAATGAACATGAGCAACCTGGAGACCCACTTACCGTGTCTTACCGACCTGCCATTCTTCAAACACAAGAAGCGTCCGTCTGAAGGTGTCATACAGTTCGTCAAGAACCATATTCATGAACACTTGTCGACTATCGACAGAGACAATGTTCGTGATATACTGGATTCACTTATTGTTGAAGTTGAGAAAAATGAGGAAGATGCCCCATTCACTTTCGAAACAATGTATACCACAGTTATAACATTGTTTGTGGCTGGGTCTGAAACTACATCTAGTACAATGCTATGGTTTATTCTCTTTATGGCCTCCTTTCCAGAGGAACAAGAAAAG GTCTACAATGAACTACACAGTGAATTTGGAAGCGAAGGTCAGCCAACAACGGCAGCATTGAGTAACCTTCCTTTGTTTGTTGCTACAATTTACGAAGTACAACGTCTTGGTTCCGTCGCACCATCCCTGCTGCCACGAGGCTCATCCGAAGACTGCGAGGTTAAAGGATTTAAACTGCCTAAAGGAATTAACATAAATCTGAATATTTATCAGGTCCACATGGACCCAAATCATTGGGATAATCCTACAGAGTTTAAACCTTCAAGATTTTTCGATCAGGATGGTAAAAAGGTCATTAGGCCCAAATCATTCATGCCATTTGGTTTAG GTCGCAGAATTTGTATTGGTGAAAATATGGCAAAGATGGAATTGTTGATTATATTGAGTAAATTGTTGCTGCGGTTTAAACTTACTGTACCAAACGGCCAAACTAAACCAGAGTTTGAACCCAACGTTGGTTTCACACTAAGTCCTAAATCTTTTAAAATCAGTGCTATACCACGCATATAA